In Drosophila miranda strain MSH22 chromosome XR, D.miranda_PacBio2.1, whole genome shotgun sequence, the genomic window CGTAGGAGCTGGAACAACTCCCCAATGAAATAGTTTATGGTAAACCGCAATGCGAAAAATGTCACCTCCTGGCAAAAATGAGCAAGACAAGGCAACGGAGTATGCAGAGGAAGAGGAGACGgacaaggagaaggagaaggagtcCCCATCCGACGGGATGGCTGGCTAAACAAGTGCGGAAGTTGTTTGCGTTTgcgtttgctgctgctgctgctgctgctggcaaaGGGCAAACGGAAGCGGCCTATTGGGCAATGGCAATGACAGGCGACAGTCGACAGGCGGCAGGCGACGCCACAAAGCGGAAATGAGCCAACTTGGCTACCACATGAGGCGCACTGGGTGCAAGCTGGGATCCATAGTCAtagacacagccacagccacagatgaTGATGCGGATAATGgaaaatccaaaaaaaaatataccaaTCCTAATTCGTAATACCCATAGAAATGGAAATTGGTTCCGTAATACCGATTCAAATCGAGGATGGAGCACTTTTTTAGCCTCTTTTCGGTTTCAGAGTATTATATGAAAATTCCATGGTTTTGGTTGTGCACATTTTATTATCGGTATTATCGGGGAAAGTGTGGCATGGCAAAGCAGAGAATACCCTATGTACCCTGTGTACCAATGTAATGATACAGAGATGTTTGGAAATAATTTGCAACGAGAATGTGGCTTATGATTGTGCCATAAATACATTCATGATTATCGTGCGTGGACACAGATACATTTAGCAGGTCattgcatatttatttagtGCATTTTTTGGGATATTTATGAGATTATAGTTACTAACTTTTTTTTGTACAACATATTTGTACAGCGGAAGTGATTTTCAATACATGTTCGACTCTCTGGACAGCTTTCTTTTCTTATTGAAGGGTCATTTTAAATTAGTTTCTAATGAGTTTCGCAAGATTTCGGCTCAAGATTCAATGGGTAATCTAGTGACCACTTGAAGAAGTAGATATATTTCACACGACGAGTCAAGTCATTGAACTGTCTTCAATTACTCTACCCATCATGATTTGTTTTGTTCCGCTCAATCCGCGGCGCGAATCAACACCCTGGGCGGGGTACACCAGTAGTAATAGCCAAGTGGACACGTCCGCATCGTCTGGAAATGATTCGGCCACTCAAGATGAATGCAACGTTGCCAGTTATCATCTGGCTCCTGATCTTGGCCACGGCCAAGGCCAAGGCCAATGCTCTGGCAGGTGAGCCAAGTCTCTACAACGAGGCTGACAATGTGATCAATGCCGACACCGATACACTGCTGCCTTATCTGCGGACGACGCCAAACGGCAAGCTGGTGCAGTTTTTAAACATATTCTGCGGCCACTGCCGACGCTTCGCACCCATCTTCAAGGCTGTGGCACGAGAACTGTACAAATGGAAGAGAGTGCTCAGCATTTACGCCGTCGACTGTGCCCAAGCGAGAAATGTGGAGGTCTGTCGCGACTTTCAGATCCTTCAGACCCCAACACTGCGCTACTTTCCCCCAGCATTCTCTGGAGGCGGGATTGGCATCAACATCCCCACTCTTAGTCCGAAAAAAATGATCGACCTGTTGGCCGGGCATTTGGCGAAAGACATCAATACGAGCCTGCTACGCTTTGAGCCTCTTACGCCCGACAACAATGTTAATACTACACTCGCAGATCACAAGGGCCCTGGCCATACCGAGGAGTATATAGCACTTGTCCTACAGCCGAAGGGCTCGAACATCGGCAGAGACACGATCCTCGAACTGCTACCATATCCTGCGGTGGCGGTTCGCATTGTTGACGATGCTCGTATCTTTTCCAACTTCGGCTTGGCTCCTCACGATCAGAAGTTGGCCATCATGGACCTGGCCGGCCACATCCATGCGCTGAAGACCGCCCAAGAATCGAGCCAAGCTTATGCGGCCGGCATTGCCGAGTATCTCGCCCAAATGGGCCGCACTCCGTTGCCCCCCTTATCCACGACCAGAGCACCACACATCAGCAGGATCCGGTACAAGGAGAAGCAGCAAATACTATCGACTGTGCTACGGAATCCACATATGATCTATAAAGCCGATGTGGAGCAGGCAATCGACATACTGCTGCACATTGAGCTGCCAAAGGCAGGCCTCATTGAGGGAAATAATCTGACAGCACTGCGAAACATTATCTCCGTCCTAAGACACCACAATCCCCTGAATAAGGAAGGAAAGCTGCTGCTAACAGGCATACACGATTCCCTAATAACCCAAAAGCGATTGACGGGAAGTGAGTTCGCAGACTTGGTCAAGTCGAAGGAGAAGAAGCTGGTGGAGGATGTATTCAAGGGGAAGCGCTTTGTTGGCTGCACGGCCTCGCGTCCCTTCCTGCGAGGCTTCACTTGCTCCTTGTGGACGCTATTCCACTACCTCACTGTCGCGGCGGCAAAGCCACCAAATTACCTTGCGGCTGGATCAGTGCTCTCGGCCATGCACGGCTTTGCTAAGCACTTTTTCGGCTGTACGGACTGTGCCCAGCACTTCCTGGCTATGGCAGCGCGCAGACACATCGAGTCGGTGACGGACCACGATTCTGAGATCCTCTGGCTGTGGGAGGCGCACAACGAGGTCAACAACCGTTTGGCTGGCGATACCACAGAGGATCCCATGTTCCCGAAGATTCAGTTCCCCAGGAAGAAGGATTGCCCCTCCTGCAGAAATGAGAAGTGGAATCAATTTGAAGTGTTAAATTATCTTAAAACTATCTACGACACACAGAACTTGAGCGACTACGGATACAATGAACTGTAATGAATATATTATGTGTCTACATATGTTTATAAACCAGCACTAAGGTTTGTGGAAATATAGAAACCAAGCAAAACCAATAATGCCAAGAATTTTGCGGCAGGCTGTACTGACAAATTTGGCATTTTTTCCCGTTCATTGGATCAAAATATTTTACAATTAAGTTTGGCACAATCGCGTGTAATAACTGAAACAAAATCAAGGCTTGAGGCTTGACTGGAAGCTCTATAATAAACGTTCTTTAGGTAAAATCAATCCTCACGTTTCAGTAATGAAAATCCTCATCAATTTGCTTGCTTTTTTCGGGCTGTTAGTTAAAGGAGTCAGTTCTTAAAGGAGCTACTGTCCCTCTCCTTCAGTTCAAGACAGACGGTATCATTTGGCCGGACGAGAATTTCGATGAATTTCGGCTCTCCATCGGAATGTCTATAGAGAACCAAGACTCTATAGACATTCCGATGGAGAGCCGAGCATGTTCCAGCGGCTTCGCAACGTCTATACGAGTACATGCTCAAATTTAGTATAACAGTCAGAAGACTTGTTCCGACTACAGCATGACAAATTCAGACTTACTGCGATTGTTTCAAAATCGATTTCCCCTCAACCAGGGCAATAGGCATAGAAATCCCTATGGAAATGACCAAACACATTGTCAATGCAGTGCCCCGCCCAAGCAGAAGCTGCTACCAGCTAGTTCTCCAAATTTCCCAACCATCAACCTGGCGACGACTTCAAATCCTGTTTCGATCAGGCCCTCCTCAAACAATTGTCCCATGTAGTGCTGGTCGAACAGATCGAATATTAGCTGGCTCGAAGCTGGGCCAAAACATCCAATCTAATagaataaatatttaaatattaattattttttttttaattagttGTTTTTGTAAAATTGCCAGATTggagcacaaaaaaaaaagtttaaaagtatatattttgtaatacttaaattattattatgtattgaccaaaaaaaaaaaaacctgaaCTCTGTACCTTAACACATTATTAGACCTAGGCTAACCGACTAACTTAACTAGTTATTTGAGGCTTATTGGCAGGACTGGCATGTCCATGTCCTACTCCCTGAGATGTGTAGCACCTGTAATTCTTTCAACCATTCTCACTCCCTCTACGGCCCTCGCAGCGGGGGCTCCGTGAATGCCTCGTTGCGGGACTCGCACCGATTGTCATCCAGCTCCGTGGGCACCACATCCCTGGCCAACTGCTGCAACTTGTCCAGCGGACATTTGAACTCGCAGCCGGGCACGGTCAGCTTCTGGGCCTGCGCTTTGGGATCGTTGCGGAAATAGATCTCCACCCAGTACTCGCCGGTCTCCTTGCTCTTGTGCAGCTCGAAGATAGCCATTGACGAGTAGCGGGGCAGCTGACGCTCCCAAATCTTTAGGGCGGACAGGATGTTCACCACCGTCGAGTCGTGGCCTGTGTAGATAAACATCTTTCGGCCACTCGGCTTGAGGGTCTCATTCCGTTTCTGCTGCATTTCACCGAACATCTTCTTGAGGAAGGGCCCGCCCTTGATCTTCTGCATCTCGGGTGTGTATACATTGTACACATAGCTCTGCTCGGCGAGGAACTGAAGTTTCTCTGGGAAATACGCGTTAGTCCACTCGGGCAGCATTAGACCCCATTCCTGTTCGGCCAGCAGCGTCAGATACAGGGATTGGACATCCTCAGGCTCCTTAAAACTGAGACCTGTATGCGACTCCAGCTCCTTGTACATATCCAGATAGGGTGCCACTTCCTGCTTGACCTCTGGCAGGTCATAGACCTCGTTCAGAGCCTCGAAATAGCGGGGACAAGGCGTTCGAACGAGCAGAAGCTGTGTGGGCGATTATAAATAATTCAATTGAATTGAAAAATGGGGTTGGATCAATCATAATTCAAAGCGGGTATTCCAACTAAGTTGAAAATAATTGAGTGCAAGCTAAATCATTCTGAACCTAATGAAATACCACTCAATGCGAATCTGGCTGTACAATTAATCATTATAGTTTATGAAGTATACGCACCGTGTCCTCATTGAGCTCCTGCGAGAAGACAGGTATGGGCTGCCAATTAAACTTGCTATTCCACTCCATGTCAGTGCCCTTCGGGGGCAGGAAGCTGGCCAAAACCGTCTGCATGGTCATGTGGGTGCGCGGCACTCCCGTCGCCTGTGCGTGCACCAGCTGGATGGGAAGAACAGAAGCGCAAAGGAAAAGAGAACGAATAGCAGCGAGAACgaaaagaaggagaagaagaaATTGAGTGATGAGCCGAGCGCGCTTGAGCTTTGCAATTTGTAAACGTCCGCACTATCAGACAACCCACACCCCCCTCCATTGGACGTGGCCATGGATGCGGTGGGGGTGGGTGCATGGGCATGTCGGTTCGTTAGTGACTGCTTACTCACATCGGGACTGTAGTGGGGCGCCAGAAATTTGCCATAACGCTTACGCAGCCAAGTACCAATGTTGAACAGCTCGCGTTTGCCATTCTGGAGCGTTGATTTATTGCATGGCATGAGCGGATGGCACGTGAGACAACACCAGAGGAACAGCGGAGCACCAGAAAGAgtccaagcagcagcagcggcagcaggcaTGGAGCAGACGGAGACAGCAACCGGGACCGAGACCGAAAccgagacagagacagagatggAGAGAAGTgttataaaataataaatgcCTTGCATTTTTGCAATTGCATAAACATATGCATGTGTATATGTTAATGCAGCCCAGCCACAGCCCCCAACCCAAAACCAAGTCCTTCCCCCAACATTCCTGGAAAACATTTGCATTTCAATTTATTTAAATGCTTTGCTGGTTGGGTGGCTCTCAGTTCTAGGTTGGGGGTGGGGCGGCGGCTATAGGGGTAGAATGATGGTGCAAAAGTTTTTGCAGCACAACTTTTTCTCCACTCACATTTGTTATTTGTCCCCAGCCGTACGGATAGTAGGTCTCATTTACATACGGATCCCTTGGATACGTATCCGCCGGCGTTCGTGGTCCATGTCGGAATACCTGAAGTTTAGCAATTACGATTTTTATTAGTCAAACAGAGTTACCACCTAGATACTACCCTACCCTCCTCCTTTCCCAGAGAAAAAGCCACTTTAATTAGCCCTCCCTGCTTTAAGGCTCACTCGCATTCGGACGCGATTCTGATAAGACATAGGGAATGACGCGGAAAGCGGTCCAGTGGACCAATCGGACATGTGCCGAGCATGTGCCATCCCCCAGCTGATTCCAGAGTGTCGGAAGTATTTTCCGCATCTATTTTAATAGCTGTTGCTGCTACTCGTATCTCTGCGGCTGATAAGAGTTCGTATCGCCCGAAGGTCAACCACGAGCTCTGCCAAATGGGTTTCCAGTTCATCAAAGTCGccaaacaaaaatcaaaagtGCGTCGCAGtttgatttctttttttgtttggagACTGGTTTTTTGTGCGTACTGTAATCTGTTCAGCCGGTTTTTCGGTTTttcagttttttgttttgatttgatttgcgATTGGTTGTTTTTTGGTGATTTatcattaaataaattaaagtAAAAGTTATTATGGAAGAGTTCGTGTGTTTTTGCGGGATTAATTAGTGAGTTTAAAACAGGTTTTTTCCAGTTTTGTTTAAACCTACCAACAAGGTTCTAATTGAGTCGcaaattattaattttaaatatttcaaatacatatacatactttTTGTTAGAGCCGAATTTGCTGGAATTGGGTTTCTAATCAAATGTTTCTAGCGAAACTCTAATAACATATAATTTCCAATAACAATATCTGTCTTTTCccagtatatatatttagtatACATCTAACCCACTTTGAACTGACATTCCcagaaaatggaaaattagTTTTAGCTTGAGAAATAATTTCCGTCGAACTATCCGCTTGGGTGCACTTGAGTGTGAAAATTAAGTGTAATTGATAATAATGATATACAGTTTTATTCAACACAGTGGCAGTGCTCAACAGCTGATAAAGCACTTTCGCGGCTATTTGGGTTATTCCAGCTGATCCAACAGCCATGGCTTTATCGTACACCTTCACTTTCCCTACTATTGATTGTTAGTCATTGACTCACAATGATAGCTCCACTCGCAGTACTTGACTCTTATCTGCTACCACTAGCGAGAATCTATTAAATTCATAAAATTCCATCAAGTAATTCTACTTTTACACCCTGCCGCAACAAACTAGCGACTGTTGATGCTTTGCTGGGCCCACATCTTTATAAACAAATTCTTTATCAACGTAATAATCTTTTATATGGCCTACCTACGCAAATTTCAATGCCGCCGAATCCCAATGCTAACCAAAACAAAAGGTTTTGGAGGGAAATATTCGTAATTCGTGTTATCAGCTATTTTCggcagtaaaaaaaaaaaaaattttctaCAATAATTTCAGCTACAGCTTATGATTATGGGGCTTTTTGTACATTACGATCATAAAGATGTTTACTTGTTAGCCGTGTTTTTCTTGTGATCGTAGCGATGTTTATTTCTTTCTTGAACTGATCTTTACCTTAGTACTGGATGTAGCTAGATCTTTAGTTTTCACAACTAAATTTTCTGTAGAAAACTTCTATTTTTTGACTACCGCTCAAAAGCTCCCGCCTTTTCCAACAGTTCAGTTTAACAATTGAAAGCTCTTCCCCACAGCTGTTTTCAAGGCTTTGTGTTTGTTTGAATGCACACGAGATGCTTACGACTTACCACATGCAGCAGCTCGAGCGTAGATTTATCAGCGGCGGGGTCGTGAAGCTTTACCGATACGACCGTGGAGTGTGCCAGACACCAGATCAGCAGCCCCGTTGCAATTAATCCGCCCGTCATCGCTAGACAATGCCTTCGAGTGAAATGCGAACGCGGCATTTTGACAGACGCTCTTTATAGAAGTTGGGACGGCGCTCGGATTCCGCTTGCGTTTCGGGTTCAGAGCTTGCCCGGTTCACAGCCACACACTCGCGACAGATCACCGACTAGCGTGTTCCTTTTGCTGTTTGCTTTGTTTTTTCGGGGTTTTTAATTATTGTACCCATAAACACGACCACGAAACTAGCTAATTTACAAAATTCAAACTGGTTTTGTCCCACTCTCCATGTAGAATCAATTGATTACATTCGTTGTTCCGTGCTCGTGCTCGTGCTCGTGCTCTAGTCTTGCTGCTATCATTTGTTTGCCTTGGGCCAACTTTTAAAAGAATTTCAATTTTCGACTCCTCGCTTTTGCAGCTGAGGTCTTTGCACGCGACTGTGTCAATGTCTGACCGATGCACTATCTACAACAATACTGTGGGGCTGTATCACTTCTAATGTCGGAGCCCAAAAGCATATGTTCATAGGTCTTTTATCGTTTCATTATCGCCAAATGCTGtcgtcaccgtcaccgtcgtcgcttgtttttttatatttttattactATTATTCAATTTTTTCCTATAGTGTTAGCTTTTATTCTTTTTATTGCCATTGTAGAGtcttttgtgtttttgtgtgtttgtgtgtgggcTAGCTGGCGGGGTTGACCGAACGAGCAGAAACAGAGCAGAAGCTCAGAGAGACCCCGACAACAATGCCGTTGCGTTTGAGGCGTTTTAAATCGCGCGGGCTACTTTTAATTTATATGAACTCGACTCTTCCCTGCTTTACGGGTATTCTCGAAGTACTCTCGAAGCAAACGAATTCGTCACCAAAATCGAGTACTAAAACACTCGGGTAATAAATCTTTCACCAACCAACCTGAATCCAAATCGAACCTTATCTTAATTACACAAACGAAACAGAAACAATACTTGTCTTTAATTGCCGAATTTCAATTATATCTTCTTTTTTTGCTGGGGCTtggctttttttttgctggTTTATGGTTCCGTCATAGTCCGGAAGTTTACGTAAAAGGTGTTTGTATTTTAAAAACTGATATTCTGTCCGCCCTTTTGTTTCGGATTTTTTCATGCGGTTGCCGTTGTAAACCCGTAATTCCGATTCGATTGAGTGGAATACGTGAAGCACCAAATGCCAACTGTTTGACTTTCAATGGGATAGCAAATGTTTTATACGATGAGAGCGGATCGACCTGAGTGAGAGAAGGTTGATCGAAATGTAACAAAAGATGCAAGTGTCCATGAAAGCGGATTAGAAATGTTAAGCACTTCTTTGGTCTAATCTTCAGTATTATGCGTTGTATAGAGTAATATTTAGTTTAGCATAATTATCTATTAACGATAGCCCAAAAGTATGCCCTTGAAAATCTGTTAGCCCATCATCGTCTAGATCAAATGATGTGCAAGGTGGGGTATTTTCTATGGGGTGCTCTTCAAATTCTTCCTTAAAAAGTCACTAAAAGTCACCTCTAGGCTAGATAGAACATATACCTATATATTTCATAACTTATCAATCTCCCAGTCGATAGCGAGAGATCAACATACACGCACACCCGAGGTAATCTCTACTATTTCTAAACATATCAATCCGGATCACAAAATAGGTATGATTCATCGTGTCAATCAATCAATGAATCAATTAAAGTTGTAGAGGTAAAATATACTTTATATAATTTTAATACTGCACAATATTTGTATCATCGTTCAACATATCAATCATTTGTGATAGCTGATCTTTGCACCATCACCGGAGCCTTTGGCCAGGCACAGCTGCTCGTAGGAGCCGTCTGGTAGAACGGGCTCCATGAGCTCCAGCAACTTCTCAATGGGACACTGTTTATCGCAGCCCGGAACCTGCAGCTGCTCGGGCTCCTTGTCGGGATCGTTTTGGAAGAACACCTCCATGAAATACTCCCCCGTATCGTCCCGCTGCCGTAGCTCGAAGGCGATGAGGGCAGAGAATCGTGGCATCTGCGGCTGCCACACACCCAGTGCAGATAGAACGTTTGTAATGGTCCAATCGTGACCGCAGAAGATGTACATTCTGCGATCGGAGGGCTCCATTTTTCCGGAGATTTTCGCCTGCATCTGCTCGAATATATGATCTAGGAAGAAGCCGCCCTTCAGCTTGCGCAGCTCAGGTGTGTAGGCGTCATAGATGTAGGACTGGGCTGCCAGCGGCAGCATCTTGTCGGGAAAGTACTCCTTGGTCCATTCAGGCAACTCCAGGCCATAGGTCTGCTCGCATAGCAGCGTAATGAACACATTGGTAACATCGTGGGCATAGGTAACGTTGAGTCCTGTCAGACCGGTCAGTTCCTGCAGCATCTGGGAGTTTTGGGCATGAAATTCTTTCACCTCCGGGCTATTCATCACCTCCAACACGGCCTCGTCGTAGCGGGGACACGGGACCTTCATCCTTAGACACTGATAAAAAAAACAGAAGGTTATTTCTCTGCATTATGCCGAGTTTATTTCGACTTACAACATCCGTTTCCTCAGGCTCTGCAAGGATTGGTATGGGCTGCCAGTTGAGCATCAGATTCCACTCCATGGGCGTGTTTTCGGGTGGAAAGAGTCCAGCCAGCACCATTTGCAGGGACATCATGGTACGTGGGGATGCCGATGATTGAGCTCGGATCATCTGAAATGATTTCATTCTTATAAGGAATTGATTGTCATTAGTTTATTTCACTTACATCGGGCTGATAGTAGGGAGCAAGAAAATCTCTATAGCGCCTTCGCAGTTGTTTGCCAATCTTATAAAGCTCTACCTTGGCAGGCTTTTGCAAACAAAAATACATTAAAAATTGTATTATTTTAAAAGTTTCCCTTAGATACTCACATTGGTTAAGTGGCCCCAGCCATAGGGCTCGTAAGTTTCGTTGATATAGGGATCTTTTGGATAGGTGTTGACAGGTGTGCGAGGACCATGGCGAAAGAGCTAACACAGAATAGtagaaaatcaattaaaatatGATCCTTTAAACCTACGTTTTACGTTTATCTACGTATTTAGCTACAGAATTAATTTAAAAAGCAATTTATTTTAAGAAAATTTCGACAACAAATTAAAATCTTCGCCcgattaaaaataataaaacaaaattatatttataataaaaataaaattctCTTAATAACTTAAATTACAATAAATATGGGCTTGTATAACTCATGATAATACGTAATAAATGTAAACTGTGGCACTGTACTGTAGGTATTGATGGAAAACaaattatacaatgagttgcTCCATAAATTTGAAGTTTGTTCAGTTAAACCGGTTTCTCCCCAGCATACTTAATTCAATATTAAGTATACGTCATGTCGCGACGCGCACTGGCCTAGGAACGGTTTCCAACAAGCAGAATTGCTTGCGTTGTGGGTTAAGAGATCTTTTCTCATAGGAAAATCCATACTTTTGTTCGGCTTACTTAAGAGCACAAACTGAAGTTGGAAATAATAATCGTAAAAATAGGTATTACCCAAACACTCTAATCGTTGGCTTTGAGACTGTATGGCGTTTAATGTTAAGCACATTTTGTCTAATTTTATGGTCTGCTGACTTGGCTAGTTGTTAAATTTTAAGCGAGTCCTCAATTAGGATAATTGTGGCAGTTAATTTTTGATATAACTATTCACACTTCACTCAGATCTTACCACATGTACCAGCTTCAGggtggagctgctgctgctgctttcaCTACTTGTATTCTTGGATTTTTGGTTCTCCTCGTGAGGCACCACCTCGGGAACCTCCACAGGCACTTCGACTATGGGTGGCACACTGGCTCCGCGAACAGCCATCAGCCAATAGCCCACAAAGACTAGGAGGCCAAGGAGCTTCATAGTGGATTGTTTTCGATTGGATTGTGTTGGGGTTCAGCGTTAGAATGTGGTAGACCGAGTTCGCTGAGGCTTGAGAGTTGAGTGACTGCATGAATAGAACTACGGTCGGTTTTTAAGTCGCGATTATGTATTCACCCATACACTTGGCAAAGGCACACACACTGGAACACACGAAGATAAGAGCAGCGAAGAGCGGACGATTCAATCAGCAAAATCATCCACTACAATAGCAAGAAAAAAATTCGACTTAATTTGTTTCGCACGAAACTGATTtggcaaaaaaaagaaaaattagctCACTGAACTTTTGACTCTTTATTTTTTGGGggttttttatataatttatttgtattatttttctGTTTAACGCAACTCTCATTCGTCTGCTATTATAATACTGAGTTCACGGCGactgagcagcagcagtgcaAAAAATTGCCCGTACCCAATTATTGCTAGCGTCCCGCATTCTGATCGATCAGACGCGGCGGCGGTTCCACAAAATCGGGGCTGTGTGGTCGACACCGCTGCTCCATTGGCTCGTTGGGCAGCACCTCGCTGCTTAGTTCGATGAGGCGACTCAGGGGGCACTGACGATCGCAGTCACGCAGCTTCAACTGCTCTAGGCAGCCGTGTTCGTCGTTGCGGAGAAAGATCTGTGAATGGAAACAAGAAAATGATTCACATCTAAAGACCTTCTTCTTGTATCTTACCTCCACATAGTATTCGCCTGTCTCCTTATCTCTGTGGGTCTCAAAGATAGCCATGACAGCAAACCTAGGCATTTGACGCTTCCACACCCCTAAAGCAGATAGTATATTGCCCACAGTCCAGTCATGTCCAGCATAAATGTACATCCCCCGATCCTTGGGCTTCAGACTGCCATCTCTCTTTTCAGACATCTCCTTATACATCCTCTTGAGGAAGGGCCCACCCTTGATCTTCTGCATCTCCGGTGTGTAGGCATTATAGATGTAGCTCTGTTCCGCCAGGAACTGCATGCGATCGGGAAAGTAATCCTTGGTCCAAGCAGGCAGCTCATAGCCAAACTCTTGCTCTGCCAGGAGTGTGATGTAAAGGGAGTTCACATCCTCGGCATTCCTCACCGCCATCCCTGTGAGATTGGTCAGCTCCCGGAACATTTGCTCGTATGGCTTCGTTTCGGCAATCACCTCGGGCCGCTTGAATACCTCTTCCCAGGCCTCAAAATAGCGCGGACACGGCGTTCGAACCAGCAAAAGCTGCAGAAAAGTAATACATTCAATTACAGGAGGCCTTTACTTATATGGAGATGATCGTACCGAATCTTGGTCTAGAGGCTCCGATACTATGGGAATGGGTTGCCAGTTAAGTTTCTTGTTCCACTCCATTGCCGTTCCCCGGGGCTCAAACATGCTGGCCAGTGTCGTCTGGAGGGACATCATTGCGCGAGGTGAGGCTGTGGCTTGTGCATGCAAACGCTAAGAATTCAGACTATTACATTTTGTTAaccaaacaaaacacaaatctTACATCGGGTCTGTAGTAGGGTCCCATAAAGTCGCTATAGCGACGATGCAGCCAACGGCCTATCTCGTAGAGCTCACGTTTGCCAGACTGGAagaaagagagatagagaaGGTATTCTTTAGACCACAATTCTTTAAACGATAAAAGATAAAAACAGTTAAGATAACAGATATCTTAATTGGATCGCAAAATATACAATGTGGCAGTCGGTTGATTCTACTCACATTGGTGACATGTCCCCAGCCCGTTGGCTTGAAGCCATCTCTCAAATAGGGATCGTTGGGGTACGTATCCACTGGGGTGCGAATGCCATGTCTGAAGACAATGTGGACTAGTTCCAGTGTTGAGTGGCTTGTGTTGGGATGGGTCTTGTAGCACTGGGATGTGGCTGCATCTTGCCAGGGCATCTGCATCTCCTTGGAAGACACGCCGCTGTTGAGCACAGCGATTACAATTATTGCACCCACAACAGCACCACCCAGACCGAACATGGTGAGTATTTGCTTACGCGTCCAGCGACCGAAT contains:
- the LOC108151162 gene encoding sulfhydryl oxidase 1-like, whose translation is MIRPLKMNATLPVIIWLLILATAKAKANALAGEPSLYNEADNVINADTDTLLPYLRTTPNGKLVQFLNIFCGHCRRFAPIFKAVARELYKWKRVLSIYAVDCAQARNVEVCRDFQILQTPTLRYFPPAFSGGGIGINIPTLSPKKMIDLLAGHLAKDINTSLLRFEPLTPDNNVNTTLADHKGPGHTEEYIALVLQPKGSNIGRDTILELLPYPAVAVRIVDDARIFSNFGLAPHDQKLAIMDLAGHIHALKTAQESSQAYAAGIAEYLAQMGRTPLPPLSTTRAPHISRIRYKEKQQILSTVLRNPHMIYKADVEQAIDILLHIELPKAGLIEGNNLTALRNIISVLRHHNPLNKEGKLLLTGIHDSLITQKRLTGSEFADLVKSKEKKLVEDVFKGKRFVGCTASRPFLRGFTCSLWTLFHYLTVAAAKPPNYLAAGSVLSAMHGFAKHFFGCTDCAQHFLAMAARRHIESVTDHDSEILWLWEAHNEVNNRLAGDTTEDPMFPKIQFPRKKDCPSCRNEKWNQFEVLNYLKTIYDTQNLSDYGYNEL
- the LOC108151166 gene encoding venom acid phosphatase Acph-1; the encoded protein is MPRSHFTRRHCLAMTGGLIATGLLIWCLAHSTVVSVKLHDPAADKSTLELLHVVFRHGPRTPADTYPRDPYVNETYYPYGWGQITNNGKRELFNIGTWLRKRYGKFLAPHYSPDLVHAQATGVPRTHMTMQTVLASFLPPKGTDMEWNSKFNWQPIPVFSQELNEDTLLLVRTPCPRYFEALNEVYDLPEVKQEVAPYLDMYKELESHTGLSFKEPEDVQSLYLTLLAEQEWGLMLPEWTNAYFPEKLQFLAEQSYVYNVYTPEMQKIKGGPFLKKMFGEMQQKRNETLKPSGRKMFIYTGHDSTVVNILSALKIWERQLPRYSSMAIFELHKSKETGEYWVEIYFRNDPKAQAQKLTVPGCEFKCPLDKLQQLARDVVPTELDDNRCESRNEAFTEPPLRGP
- the LOC108151165 gene encoding venom acid phosphatase Acph-1; translation: MKLLGLLVFVGYWLMAVRGASVPPIVEVPVEVPEVVPHEENQKSKNTSSESSSSSSTLKLVHVLFRHGPRTPVNTYPKDPYINETYEPYGWGHLTNPAKVELYKIGKQLRRRYRDFLAPYYQPDMIRAQSSASPRTMMSLQMVLAGLFPPENTPMEWNLMLNWQPIPILAEPEETDVCLRMKVPCPRYDEAVLEVMNSPEVKEFHAQNSQMLQELTGLTGLNVTYAHDVTNVFITLLCEQTYGLELPEWTKEYFPDKMLPLAAQSYIYDAYTPELRKLKGGFFLDHIFEQMQAKISGKMEPSDRRMYIFCGHDWTITNVLSALGVWQPQMPRFSALIAFELRQRDDTGEYFMEVFFQNDPDKEPEQLQVPGCDKQCPIEKLLELMEPVLPDGSYEQLCLAKGSGDGAKISYHK
- the LOC108151164 gene encoding venom acid phosphatase Acph-1; the protein is MIFGRWTRKQILTMFGLGGAVVGAIIVIAVLNSGVSSKEMQMPWQDAATSQCYKTHPNTSHSTLELVHIVFRHGIRTPVDTYPNDPYLRDGFKPTGWGHVTNSGKRELYEIGRWLHRRYSDFMGPYYRPDRLHAQATASPRAMMSLQTTLASMFEPRGTAMEWNKKLNWQPIPIVSEPLDQDSLLLVRTPCPRYFEAWEEVFKRPEVIAETKPYEQMFRELTNLTGMAVRNAEDVNSLYITLLAEQEFGYELPAWTKDYFPDRMQFLAEQSYIYNAYTPEMQKIKGGPFLKRMYKEMSEKRDGSLKPKDRGMYIYAGHDWTVGNILSALGVWKRQMPRFAVMAIFETHRDKETGEYYVEIFLRNDEHGCLEQLKLRDCDRQCPLSRLIELSSEVLPNEPMEQRCRPHSPDFVEPPPRLIDQNAGR